From the Anopheles coustani chromosome X, idAnoCousDA_361_x.2, whole genome shotgun sequence genome, one window contains:
- the LOC131269078 gene encoding uncharacterized protein LOC131269078 encodes MKVLLVLCALTVCASATFDQLFKGKKDFDLSGLFEGLFDKGGHSKGGPPPSSYHPPPRPVYGPPPVHHAPPPPPVYGPPAPVYGPPPVHHAPPPPPPPPPVYGPPAPVYGPPPAHHGPPPPPPPPPRPVYGPPPAHHGPPPPPPPPPRPVYGPPPAHHGPPPPPPPPPRPVYGPPPVHHHAPPPPPPPPPRPVYGPPPVHHHAPPPPVYGPPPVHHAPPPPPPPPPRPVYGPPPVHHHAPPPPPPPPPRPVYGPPAPVYNPPPPPPAPVYSAPVYSAPPAPLPPPPPPPPPPQPQPVYQPPQTFYSAPEPIQLLPLEHKPVSFSGVSSASVASGSVTGEGYHYGVGHGSGH; translated from the exons ATGAAG GTCCTTTTAGTACTGTGTGCACTCACGGTGTGCGCATCAGCCACTTTCGACCAACTGTTTAAAGGAAAGAAGGACTTCGACCTCAGCGGACTCTTCGAGGGTCTGTTTGACAAGGGAGGTCACTCAAAGGGAGGACCTCCGCCTTCTTCCTACCACCCGCCGCCTCGTCCCGTCTACGGACCTCCACCAGTGCACCACGCACCCCCACCACCGCCGGTGTACGGTCCGCCTGCTCCAGTGTACGGACCTCCACCAGTGCATCACGCTCCGCCACCTCCACCCCCGCCTCCGCCAGTGTACGGACCGCCTGCTCCGGTTTACGGACCTCCGCCAGCACACCACGGAcctccgccgccgccacctccgccaccacgTCCCGTCTACGGACCTCCGCCAGCACATCACGGACCTCCGCCTCcgccacctccgccaccacgTCCAGTCTACGGACCTCCGCCAGCACATCACGGACCTccgccaccacctccaccaccacctcgcCCGGTCTACGGACCTCCGCCAGTACATCACCACgcccctcctccaccaccaccaccaccaccacgcccGGTCTACGGACCTCCGCCAGTACATCACCACGCCCCTCCACCACCAGTATACGGACCGCCTCCGGTACACCACGCACCTcccccaccaccgccaccaccaccacgtccCGTCTACGGACCTCCGCCAGTGCATCACCACGCCCCtccaccacccccaccaccaccaccacgcccCGTCTACGGACCTCCGGCTCCTGTGTACAACccacctccgccaccgccAGCACCTGTGTACAGCGCTCCTGTATATAGCGCTCCTCCTGCACCtctaccaccgccaccgccgccaccaccgccgccgcagcCACAGCCGGTGTATCAGCCTCCGCAAACGTTCTACAGTGCGCCGGAGCCCATCCAGCTGCTGCCGCTCGAGCACAAGCCGGTCAGCTTCTCCGGCGTCAGTTCGGCCTCGGTCGCGTCCGGTTCCGTCACCGGCGAGGGCTACCACTACGGTGTCGGGCACGGCTCCGGCCACTAG